DNA sequence from the Acidobacteriota bacterium genome:
TCAATGCCGGGGTTGATCTCGCGTTGCTCTTTGGCGGCGGCGGCGATGCGTTGTTCGATCTCGCGGATGGCGTAAAGATATTCATCCAGCTTGCGCTTGTCATTCGCACCTAACGTGGCGGCCAGCTTTTGCGTGTCGCTTTGCACGAGGTCGAGGATGCTCTTGCGATATTCGGCACGGCGCGCGCGGACTTCGGGTGCCAGGCTCAAATCGGTGGTGCCAAAGAGGCGTTCAAAGACCAGACGCGGATTGACTTCGGGCGGATTGGGCGTGGTCGGCGTGCGCCACGAGATGCTGTTCGTATAGGCGCAGCTATAGCCGGAATCGCAGTTGCCAACGGTGCGCGAGTCTTCGCAGCCGAGTTCGAGCGAGGCGAAGCGCGTCTGCTTGCCGATGAGTTGCGCGCCCACCTGATCAGCCGAAATGCCCGCCTGGATGTCGGCCCCAGAGGTTTTTTTGCAATGCACGCCGCTCAAATACGCCGCGCCCGCGCGCCCGTGATCGCCCGGCCCGTCGCCCAGCGCATTGCCGTTGTGATCATCCAAACCGGACAGGACAAAGATGTCTTCGCGCAACGACTCGAGCGGTTTGAGCATCCGCGTGAATTCATAATTCTTGCCGGTTTGCGCGGGTTTCCACCAATTGATATTCACCACGCCGTTGGGCACATACAAAAACGCGAGCCGCACCGGCGGTTTGGCTTGCGCGCTCAGCGCGGGCGTCATCGCGTCGAGCAGCGGCAGCGCGATGGCGGTGCCCAGCCCTTTTAGAAACGTGCGGCGTGGCAGGTGTTTGCGTGTAATCAGCATCTATGGTTCCTCTGTCAGTGGTCAGTGGTCAGTGGTCAGTTGCGTTAGGCTGCCGGTATAGCCTGCATCTCCAATCTCAAATCTCCAATTGAATTGCCGGTATCGAACGACGGTTACATTTTTGCCCGTCGCCGCTGGAACGGCAAGCTATTCGCGATTTCCCAGACCAGGGCGGAGAATTTGTAATCCTTGGCCGCGACATTGGCTGCGATCTGTTTAACCGTCGGTTTGTCGTAACGTTCCAAACCGCGTCCCAGCGCATAGGTCAACAGTTTCTCAGCCAAGCAGCGCGCAAAAGCATCGCGGTCGGCCAGCAACAGCGAACGCAATTGCTCAGGCCCGTTGAAGGTGCGTCCATCGGGCAAGACGCCCGAATCGTCCACCGGGAATTTGCCGTCCATCGTGCGCCACGCGCCGATGGCATTGAACTTTTCGAGGCCGAAACCGAGCGGATCCATGCGCGCGTGGCAGGCCGCACAGGTCGGATTTTTGCGATGCTCTTCCAATTGTTGGCGCAACGAAACGGAACTGCCGACTTTGGTGTCGTCCAGCGTCGGGACATCGGCGGGCGGCGCGGGCGGCGGCGCGTTCAGAATGTTTTCCAGAATCCACTTGCCGCGCAACACGGGCGATGTGCGTGTGGTATACGACGAAACCGTCAGCACGCTGGCTTGGGTCAGGATGCCGCCGCGTTCGGGTTTGTCGGCCAGCGACACACGCCGGAATTCAGGGCCTTTGACGCCCGCGACGCCGTAAAACCGCGCCAGCCGTTCGTTCAGGAACGAATACTTGCCGCCGATGAAATCCACCAGATTGCCGTCCCCGCGCACGATGTTTTCAAAAAACAGCTCCGTCTCGCGGCGAATGGACATGCGCAGGTATTCGTCATACTGCGGGAACTTCTCGCGGTCAGGTTCCAGTGATTCCAGCTTCCGCAACTCCAGCCACTGGCCGGCGAAATTCTCCGCCAGTGCGTGGGCTTTTTCATCTTTGAGCATGCGCGCAATCTGCGCCTGCAACACAGCGGGTTGGCGCAGCGTGCCGTGTTGTGCCGCGCGCATCAATTCGTCATCAGGCATGCTCGACCACAGGAAATATGACAACCGCGATGCTAACTCGTATTGATTGATTGGTTGCCCCGACGTGGCCGCATCGCTGCGGGCGGTTTGCGGCGCTTCGCGCTCGATGCGAAAGAGAAAATGCGGCGAAACGAGAATGGCTTGCAAGGCCACGCAAATGCCTTCTTCAAACGAATCGCCTTTGCTGCGCACGAGTGCGGCCAGGTTGGTGAACTGGTTGACCTCGGCAGGCGTCACCGGGCGGCGAAAGGCGCGGTTTGCCACATGCGTCAGGATGGTGGTCGCGCATTCGTCGCGGTGCGCGCCCGGCGCGTGTCCGCAAATAAAAAGCTTCTGGCGGCTGTCGGGCGTGGGGCCAAGCGTTTGGTTGTAGGGGCCGCCGATGTCCGCGCGTGACACGCGCACGTTGTTGACGGGCGGACGATCCTTCAACCGGTCTTCAAAGGCCTTGCGGCGGCGCGCGTTGACAT
Encoded proteins:
- a CDS encoding DUF1552 domain-containing protein; amino-acid sequence: MLITRKHLPRRTFLKGLGTAIALPLLDAMTPALSAQAKPPVRLAFLYVPNGVVNINWWKPAQTGKNYEFTRMLKPLESLREDIFVLSGLDDHNGNALGDGPGDHGRAGAAYLSGVHCKKTSGADIQAGISADQVGAQLIGKQTRFASLELGCEDSRTVGNCDSGYSCAYTNSISWRTPTTPNPPEVNPRLVFERLFGTTDLSLAPEVRARRAEYRKSILDLVQSDTQKLAATLGANDKRKLDEYLYAIREIEQRIAAAAKEQREINPGIEKPAGIPITFTDYVTLMCDLQMIAFQTDLTRISTLMFAREGSMRVYPELGHNDPHHPLTHHRNNADWIEKVAQINAYHVGLFAAYLKKLKAAKEGNGTLLDNVMIVYGAGISDGNRHNHEDLPVLLAGRGGGQLKPGRHIAYKPGKPMTNLYLSLLDCLGAQPEKIGDSTGKLEYLNDLQA
- a CDS encoding DUF1592 domain-containing protein, giving the protein MKHQTIHLRGKRLLLLALAFGGWLASGTRAPQAQQPPLDSGFAKTILPFVTDNCVACHNGKKAAGSLNLETLSAAASLNERRAQWEHIVARLHAGEMPPKNAPQPDLAERKAVIEWLEAEFVRLDKLVAPDPGRVTARRLNRAEYNNTVRDLLGVALAPADDFPQDDSGYGFDNIGDVLSLSPVLMEKYLTAAETVARTAVYGVPPLKPTMTERRGKGQRIAPSFTPLAEYDQTGLSLPNALHLTQRFPVEAEYTFKLYLNGQRPAGSAAVTFALWVDGQQVQTRALDPEGGATFSENKQDFDAFNLEFRTRVKAGDHWIAASVLNLYDGLPPSLGGANPSTKAQPPLPEFKERADVPADVNARRRKAFEDRLKDRPPVNNVRVSRADIGGPYNQTLGPTPDSRQKLFICGHAPGAHRDECATTILTHVANRAFRRPVTPAEVNQFTNLAALVRSKGDSFEEGICVALQAILVSPHFLFRIEREAPQTARSDAATSGQPINQYELASRLSYFLWSSMPDDELMRAAQHGTLRQPAVLQAQIARMLKDEKAHALAENFAGQWLELRKLESLEPDREKFPQYDEYLRMSIRRETELFFENIVRGDGNLVDFIGGKYSFLNERLARFYGVAGVKGPEFRRVSLADKPERGGILTQASVLTVSSYTTRTSPVLRGKWILENILNAPPPAPPADVPTLDDTKVGSSVSLRQQLEEHRKNPTCAACHARMDPLGFGLEKFNAIGAWRTMDGKFPVDDSGVLPDGRTFNGPEQLRSLLLADRDAFARCLAEKLLTYALGRGLERYDKPTVKQIAANVAAKDYKFSALVWEIANSLPFQRRRAKM